Proteins from a single region of Ignavibacteriales bacterium:
- a CDS encoding CsbD family protein yields the protein MNSMIIKGNWKEVAGKLKQQFANLTDDDLLYQEGKEEELLGKLQNKLGKTKEELHKIISKF from the coding sequence ATGAATTCAATGATAATTAAAGGAAATTGGAAAGAAGTTGCAGGTAAACTTAAACAGCAATTCGCAAACCTAACCGATGATGATTTACTTTACCAGGAAGGGAAGGAAGAAGAACTATTAGGAAAATTGCAGAATAAACTTGGAAAGACTAAGGAAGAACTACACAAAATAATTTCTAAATTTTAA
- the kaiC gene encoding circadian clock protein KaiC, with amino-acid sequence MKKNILKFQRKILPKSPTSIQGLDEITGGGLPKGRPTLVCGGAGCGKTLFAMEFLVRGATIYNEPGVFISFEETEKELTANVASLGFDLESLVAQKKIWLEHIHIERGEIEQSGEYDLKGLFVRIHNAIESISAKRVVLDTIESLFSALPNATVVRTELRRLFGWLKKKGVTTIVTGERGNGTLTRQGLEEYVSDCVILLDHRVNDQSSIRRLRIVKYRGSTHGTNEYPFLIDEDGFSVLPVTSLGLNHTTSIERISTGIPRLDTMLSGKGFFRGSTVLVSGTAGTGKTSVAAQFVEAACKRGERVLYFAFEESPRQFMRNMSSIGINLEPLVKKGLLHFHATRPTLFGLEHHLTTTIKLINKVEPQIVVLDPIDAFVMGGNQAEVKIMLLRLVDFLKMKNITAFFTTLTNSSDDQELTDMSISSLIDTWLLLRDIEIGGERNRGLYILKSRGMAHSNQIREFILTDRGIELLDVYVGPEGVLTGSARLSQEAKNDEEQFLRQQEIERKQFGLKLRRAATDAHIVVLQSEFKAEESETIKIIEMEKAKTERFVKDQKKMAESRKADTSTKK; translated from the coding sequence ATGAAAAAAAATATTTTGAAATTTCAACGAAAGATCCTTCCTAAATCGCCTACCAGCATTCAAGGGCTGGACGAAATAACCGGTGGTGGATTACCAAAAGGAAGACCTACGCTTGTGTGCGGAGGTGCGGGTTGTGGAAAAACTCTCTTTGCGATGGAGTTTCTTGTGCGTGGTGCTACTATTTACAATGAACCTGGTGTATTTATTTCATTTGAGGAAACTGAAAAAGAACTAACAGCAAACGTTGCTTCGTTAGGTTTCGATTTGGAAAGCCTTGTTGCGCAAAAAAAGATTTGGCTTGAACACATTCATATTGAGCGGGGTGAAATTGAACAGAGTGGGGAATATGACTTGAAAGGTTTGTTTGTTCGTATCCACAATGCTATTGAAAGTATTAGTGCAAAGCGTGTTGTGCTGGATACTATTGAATCTCTCTTTTCAGCATTACCCAACGCAACTGTTGTACGCACAGAGCTTAGGAGGTTGTTCGGCTGGCTAAAAAAGAAAGGTGTTACAACAATAGTAACTGGAGAGCGTGGCAATGGTACATTAACACGCCAGGGTTTGGAAGAGTACGTTTCTGACTGTGTTATACTTCTTGACCATCGGGTAAACGATCAATCCTCAATAAGGAGATTGCGAATTGTTAAATATCGCGGCTCAACACACGGTACTAACGAATATCCTTTTTTAATTGATGAAGATGGTTTTTCTGTTCTACCTGTTACTTCGCTGGGATTAAATCACACTACATCCATCGAAAGAATTTCCACAGGAATTCCGCGTCTTGATACTATGCTATCTGGCAAAGGGTTCTTCCGCGGCAGCACGGTGCTTGTTTCTGGTACCGCAGGTACCGGCAAGACAAGCGTTGCAGCGCAATTTGTTGAAGCAGCATGCAAGCGCGGTGAGCGCGTTCTTTATTTCGCTTTTGAAGAATCACCACGCCAGTTTATGCGCAATATGTCTTCTATCGGAATAAATTTAGAACCCTTGGTAAAAAAAGGATTGCTCCATTTTCATGCAACTCGCCCAACACTTTTTGGATTGGAACATCATCTAACAACAACTATAAAATTGATTAATAAAGTTGAACCGCAAATAGTTGTATTGGACCCCATTGATGCTTTTGTAATGGGAGGGAACCAGGCTGAAGTAAAAATAATGCTTTTACGACTCGTAGATTTTTTAAAGATGAAAAATATCACTGCATTCTTTACGACCCTTACTAATTCTAGTGATGACCAGGAGCTAACAGATATGTCAATATCTTCCTTAATAGATACTTGGTTACTTTTACGGGATATTGAAATTGGCGGTGAGCGTAACAGGGGATTGTATATTCTTAAATCACGCGGTATGGCACATTCCAATCAGATTCGTGAATTTATACTTACCGACCGTGGAATTGAATTACTTGATGTGTATGTTGGTCCTGAGGGCGTACTGACTGGTTCAGCTCGGTTATCGCAAGAAGCTAAAAACGATGAAGAACAATTCCTACGTCAACAAGAAATTGAACGTAAACAATTTGGATTAAAACTAAGACGTGCCGCAACAGATGCTCATATCGTAGTTCTGCAGTCTGAATTTAAAGCTGAAGAATCAGAAACAATCAAAATTATTGAAATGGAAAAAGCTAAAACCGAAAGATTCGTGAAAGATCAGAAAAAAATGGCTGAGAGTAGAAAAGCAGATACATCCACAAAAAAATAA
- a CDS encoding lmo0937 family membrane protein — MLYTIAVILIILWLLGFLTSYTMGGVIHILLVIAIIMVLVRIISGRRAL, encoded by the coding sequence ATGTTATATACCATTGCTGTCATCTTAATAATATTGTGGCTACTCGGTTTCCTAACTTCATACACTATGGGTGGTGTTATCCACATTCTGCTGGTAATTGCAATTATTATGGTCTTAGTTAGAATTATAAGCGGGCGCCGCGCGCTCTAA
- a CDS encoding response regulator transcription factor translates to MKKIKILLIEDNKLLRDGITSVLKKQPDMKVVATDGIAENILEIIGKLKLNIVLLDLGLRSNNSLQVVKLIKKHFQETKIIGMDLIPLQSDVFDFVQAGVSGFILKDANVNEFLKTIRSVYQDAQVLPPNLTGSLFSQIVKHAINEFKPSIIAEAVSMTKRERQVIELVADGFANKEIAQKLHLSTFTVKSHVHNILEKLSLHTRVQVAKYAHINETYKTAIDSTSLISE, encoded by the coding sequence ATGAAAAAAATTAAGATATTGCTTATTGAAGATAATAAGCTTTTGCGCGATGGAATAACATCAGTGCTAAAAAAACAACCAGATATGAAAGTTGTTGCCACAGATGGTATTGCTGAAAATATTTTGGAGATAATAGGCAAACTAAAATTAAACATTGTGCTTCTCGATCTTGGTTTACGAAGTAATAATAGTTTGCAAGTTGTAAAATTAATTAAAAAGCATTTTCAGGAAACCAAAATAATAGGGATGGATCTTATACCACTTCAATCAGATGTTTTTGACTTTGTACAAGCAGGAGTTTCAGGATTTATACTTAAAGATGCAAATGTTAATGAATTTTTAAAAACTATCCGATCAGTTTATCAGGATGCACAGGTTTTACCACCAAACTTAACCGGTTCACTTTTTAGTCAGATAGTAAAACATGCAATTAATGAATTCAAACCTTCCATAATTGCGGAAGCGGTTAGCATGACAAAACGCGAGCGGCAAGTGATCGAATTGGTTGCGGATGGTTTTGCCAATAAAGAGATTGCACAAAAACTTCATCTCTCTACCTTCACTGTAAAAAGTCATGTTCATAACATACTGGAAAAATTGTCGCTTCATACACGTGTGCAGGTTGCAAAATATGCTCATATTAATGAAACATATAAAACTGCAATTGATTCAACTTCATTAATAAGCGAGTAA
- a CDS encoding response regulator transcription factor, with amino-acid sequence MKKIQILLIEDNRLLREGIAAMLRKQSDMQVVAKVGNGENLLLMTAKLKPNIILLDLGLRSQNSLNIVKLIKKDFNETKIIVMDLIPLQADVFEFVQAGVSGFILKDANTAEFFKTIRSVYQGAQVLPPHLTGSLFSQIVEHAIIESKPSLIKESFRMTKRERQVIELISDGFTNKEIAHKLHLSTYTVKSHVHNILEKLSLHTRVQVANYAHFSDSYKTAIDTTSLITE; translated from the coding sequence TTGAAAAAAATCCAGATTTTACTTATCGAAGATAATCGCCTTCTACGCGAAGGTATTGCAGCAATGCTCAGAAAACAATCTGACATGCAAGTTGTTGCCAAAGTTGGTAATGGTGAAAACTTATTGCTGATGACTGCCAAACTCAAACCAAATATAATACTCCTTGATCTCGGTTTACGAAGTCAAAACAGTTTAAATATTGTAAAATTAATTAAGAAAGATTTTAATGAAACCAAAATAATAGTGATGGATCTTATTCCTTTACAAGCAGATGTTTTTGAATTTGTACAAGCTGGAGTTTCAGGATTTATTCTTAAGGATGCAAACACGGCTGAATTTTTTAAAACTATTCGATCAGTTTATCAGGGCGCCCAGGTATTACCACCTCATTTAACTGGATCACTTTTCAGTCAGATAGTTGAACACGCAATAATTGAATCTAAACCATCTTTAATTAAAGAATCGTTTCGAATGACAAAACGTGAACGCCAGGTGATCGAACTGATTTCAGATGGTTTTACTAACAAAGAGATCGCACATAAACTTCATTTATCAACTTACACGGTAAAAAGCCACGTTCATAATATTCTTGAAAAATTATCGCTTCATACACGTGTCCAGGTTGCAAATTATGCTCATTTTTCTGATTCATATAAAACTGCAATTGATACCACTTCTTTAATCACCGAATAA
- a CDS encoding PAS domain S-box protein: MIIIGLLQNLSILVALSVLSGFIDLKFKRTKLKGKIFQGLLFGTTAIIGMLSSFVLSEGIIFDGRSIVISLCTLFFGPISGTIAAVLSVTYRLYIGGSGTLMGALVILSSFLIGLLFFYWKNKSFENKITKSQLYVLGLLVHIIMLLLIFVLPFKDIIVVFKAISLTVIVVYPFFTVLIGKILLDHYENQIFVKKLKESEIKFRRFFEATNDGIIIISAESGKVMDVNPFLADLAGYAKEELIGKYLWEIGFTNNKISNKEILLELQENENMRYTDLKLKKKDGSLVNIEFIANGYTVDNAKVIQCNIHDITIRKIAEEALLESEEKFRSLVTQSPDGIFIVDLEGKFLSVNKVMCEMLKYSEDEFNSMKIWNIIPKEFFDQHKKRFEKILLGESQNDAIEYVAVGKDGKKFWIEVRSAPYLKENKVSGFLGIARNVTERKQSEKEIKMLAHSIKSISECISITDEKNKIIFVNEAFLKTYDYTEKELIGENISIVRPRDTKIEIPADILSGTLKGGWRGEVVNRRKDGTEFPVHLSTSVIKDDNDKPIALIGVATDITNTKKTMVELIQAKEKAEEMNRIKSNFLANMSHELRTPMVGILGFTDILNDELVDPEHRLMVQTIRTNSVRLMRTLNLLLDLSRIESNREEIKFENVNVSTYVQIIIDSFDSVAKNKNLKLIAEIKNMNVIAQLDERIFDQVLNNLVNNALKFTEHGSVTIQVDIETINGKLCAVVKVIDTGIGIAKENLEIIFKEFRQVSEGFSRSYEGTGLGLTITKRSVEIMNGTITVESTEGVGSTFIISFPALEMNDNLSETFNVKEVAIAENNIENFFGKILIVENDKICLEFFQHTLKSFISIDIAVDGTSAINLAVQNNYSLIFMEINLGIGINGIKTTAEIRKLPGYEKTPIIALTGYAMYGDKEHFLLQGFTRYLSKPYTRKEILNLISEVLANK; this comes from the coding sequence ATGATAATTATTGGGTTATTACAAAATTTATCGATTTTAGTTGCACTCAGTGTACTTTCAGGATTCATTGATCTAAAATTTAAAAGGACAAAACTTAAGGGGAAAATATTCCAAGGATTGCTTTTTGGTACAACTGCAATAATTGGAATGCTTTCTTCTTTTGTTTTAAGTGAAGGAATTATTTTTGATGGAAGATCAATTGTAATTAGTTTGTGCACTTTATTTTTTGGACCAATCTCAGGCACAATAGCAGCAGTTTTATCGGTAACATACAGGCTGTACATTGGAGGGAGCGGCACTTTAATGGGTGCACTTGTAATTCTATCATCTTTTCTTATCGGACTATTATTCTTTTACTGGAAAAATAAATCATTCGAAAATAAAATCACTAAATCCCAACTGTACGTTCTTGGGCTTTTAGTGCACATCATTATGCTGTTGTTAATTTTTGTCTTACCCTTCAAAGATATTATTGTAGTCTTTAAAGCAATTTCTCTAACGGTAATAGTAGTCTATCCTTTTTTTACAGTTCTAATTGGAAAAATTCTACTTGATCACTATGAGAACCAAATCTTTGTTAAAAAATTAAAAGAAAGTGAAATAAAGTTCAGACGATTTTTTGAAGCAACAAATGATGGTATTATAATAATTAGTGCGGAATCCGGTAAGGTAATGGACGTTAATCCATTTCTTGCTGATTTAGCCGGGTATGCAAAAGAAGAATTGATTGGCAAATACCTGTGGGAAATTGGTTTTACGAATAATAAAATTTCCAACAAAGAAATTTTATTAGAGTTACAAGAAAATGAAAATATGCGCTATACAGATCTTAAGCTTAAAAAGAAAGATGGTTCATTAGTGAATATTGAATTTATTGCGAATGGTTATACAGTAGATAATGCCAAAGTTATACAGTGTAATATCCATGATATAACTATCAGGAAAATTGCAGAAGAAGCTCTGCTCGAAAGTGAAGAGAAATTTCGTTCATTAGTTACACAAAGCCCCGATGGGATATTTATTGTTGACTTAGAAGGCAAATTTCTTTCTGTAAACAAAGTAATGTGTGAAATGCTTAAATACAGTGAAGATGAATTTAATTCAATGAAAATCTGGAATATTATACCTAAAGAATTTTTCGATCAACATAAAAAAAGATTTGAAAAGATATTGTTAGGAGAGAGTCAAAATGATGCTATCGAATACGTGGCAGTTGGAAAAGATGGGAAAAAATTCTGGATTGAAGTGCGCTCTGCACCTTATTTAAAAGAAAATAAGGTTTCTGGCTTTCTTGGGATTGCGCGAAATGTTACCGAACGCAAACAATCCGAAAAAGAAATAAAAATGTTAGCACATTCTATTAAAAGTATAAGCGAATGCATTTCTATTACAGATGAAAAAAATAAAATTATTTTCGTTAATGAGGCTTTTCTTAAAACATACGATTATACTGAGAAAGAATTAATTGGGGAAAATATAAGTATTGTTCGCCCACGGGATACAAAGATTGAAATTCCTGCTGACATTTTGTCCGGAACTTTGAAAGGCGGTTGGAGAGGGGAAGTTGTTAACCGAAGGAAAGATGGAACTGAGTTTCCGGTTCACTTATCTACATCTGTAATTAAAGATGATAACGATAAACCAATAGCTCTAATAGGTGTTGCTACCGATATTACAAATACAAAAAAAACCATGGTGGAATTAATCCAGGCAAAAGAAAAAGCGGAGGAAATGAATAGAATAAAATCTAACTTCCTGGCTAATATGAGTCATGAGCTCCGTACTCCAATGGTTGGCATACTTGGGTTTACAGATATATTGAATGACGAACTTGTAGATCCCGAACATCGATTAATGGTTCAAACTATTCGTACAAACAGCGTAAGATTGATGCGAACATTAAATCTTTTATTAGATCTTTCCCGAATAGAATCAAATCGGGAAGAAATCAAATTTGAAAATGTAAATGTTTCAACATACGTTCAAATAATAATTGATAGTTTTGATTCTGTTGCCAAAAATAAAAACTTAAAACTAATTGCCGAAATAAAGAATATGAATGTAATCGCCCAATTAGATGAAAGAATTTTTGATCAAGTACTTAACAATCTTGTAAATAATGCTCTTAAATTTACTGAACATGGCAGTGTTACAATTCAAGTGGATATAGAAACTATTAATGGAAAGCTTTGTGCGGTAGTTAAAGTAATAGATACCGGAATTGGTATAGCCAAAGAAAATCTTGAAATAATATTTAAAGAGTTCCGACAGGTAAGTGAAGGATTCAGCCGTTCTTATGAAGGTACCGGGCTTGGGCTTACTATTACAAAAAGATCTGTTGAAATAATGAATGGTACCATAACTGTAGAAAGTACTGAAGGAGTTGGATCTACTTTTATAATTAGTTTTCCAGCTCTGGAAATGAATGATAATTTATCCGAAACTTTCAACGTAAAAGAAGTAGCTATTGCAGAAAACAATATTGAAAATTTTTTTGGTAAAATTTTAATTGTAGAAAATGATAAAATCTGTCTTGAATTTTTTCAACACACGCTTAAAAGTTTCATCTCAATTGACATTGCGGTAGATGGAACCAGTGCAATTAATCTGGCTGTTCAAAATAATTACTCTCTTATTTTTATGGAGATAAATCTGGGAATTGGAATAAATGGAATTAAGACAACAGCCGAAATAAGAAAGTTACCTGGTTATGAAAAAACACCTATTATTGCGTTAACTGGTTATGCAATGTACGGAGATAAGGAACACTTTTTATTGCAGGGCTTCACACGTTATCTTTCCAAACCATACACCAGGAAAGAAATATTAAACCTTATTAGTGAAGTATTAGCAAACAAATAA
- a CDS encoding OmpA family protein: protein MKILTKIIIVSFFFTFSIVQVFSTINAQETKFCYQAWSTGSIEGLNYNSSTLGRQQLPQNITTDFRQSVEEKITETPPEKKVSVVMPANNTIATKSIKGYFPIHPYVFFDEGNKEIPLRYIMLSKAAAQDFKESDLGNFIVGDLTVKETNINQVMIAYYDVINVYADRMRKNPNELLTLRGSDPVEKDGETYANNVKSYLVNNFGIDAKRIKTIVEPPRKPSGSISTDSTFIALLDDENRRVVFIFSNQDMLRPISYTIRDESLMDNDMVFSISKDVKFKSWDISITGENNTMNFGPFKNNKQRINPAPLMRGLAEGKFNAKVVISMQDGKQVTEDIDFKLLKERELRNASRYLMIFDYNKSESVLSYETKIRKEITPGLNVGNTVIIHGHTDIIGNEEENQKLSQERADQVKGIIEDELSKENKKVNVQAIGIGQTNMQYTFSNRYPEGRMYNRNVFVEIIK from the coding sequence ATGAAAATTTTAACAAAAATAATTATTGTAAGTTTCTTTTTTACATTTTCAATTGTTCAAGTGTTTAGTACAATAAATGCACAAGAGACTAAATTCTGCTACCAGGCTTGGAGTACTGGTTCGATTGAGGGATTGAATTATAATTCTTCAACTCTCGGACGGCAACAGTTACCTCAAAATATTACCACGGATTTCAGGCAGTCTGTTGAAGAAAAAATTACTGAGACTCCTCCCGAAAAGAAAGTTTCCGTTGTTATGCCCGCTAACAATACTATAGCAACAAAAAGTATTAAAGGTTATTTCCCGATACATCCCTATGTGTTTTTTGATGAAGGAAATAAGGAAATTCCTCTAAGATATATTATGCTTTCAAAGGCTGCTGCACAGGATTTCAAAGAATCTGACCTTGGAAATTTTATTGTAGGCGATTTAACCGTAAAAGAAACTAATATCAATCAAGTAATGATAGCCTACTATGATGTTATAAATGTTTATGCCGATAGAATGAGAAAGAATCCGAATGAACTGCTTACATTACGAGGCTCTGACCCGGTAGAAAAAGATGGAGAAACTTATGCGAATAATGTAAAGAGTTATTTAGTAAATAATTTTGGGATTGATGCCAAAAGAATAAAAACTATAGTGGAACCACCGCGGAAACCGTCCGGAAGTATTTCTACAGATTCGACATTTATAGCTCTACTTGACGACGAAAACCGTAGAGTTGTCTTTATTTTTAGTAATCAGGACATGTTGAGACCGATATCTTATACTATCAGGGATGAATCTTTAATGGATAATGATATGGTTTTCTCCATAAGTAAGGATGTTAAGTTCAAAAGCTGGGATATTTCAATCACAGGTGAAAATAATACAATGAATTTTGGTCCCTTTAAAAATAATAAGCAAAGGATCAATCCGGCACCGCTTATGAGAGGACTTGCTGAGGGCAAATTTAATGCAAAAGTTGTGATATCAATGCAAGATGGAAAACAAGTCACTGAAGACATCGATTTCAAGCTGTTGAAGGAAAGAGAATTAAGGAATGCTTCCAGATATCTTATGATTTTCGATTACAATAAATCCGAATCAGTTTTGTCTTATGAAACAAAAATTAGAAAAGAAATTACTCCAGGATTGAATGTCGGTAATACTGTAATAATTCACGGTCATACAGACATAATTGGAAATGAAGAAGAAAATCAAAAGCTTTCGCAGGAAAGAGCAGATCAAGTAAAAGGTATTATAGAGGATGAACTTAGTAAAGAAAACAAAAAAGTTAATGTACAGGCTATCGGAATCGGTCAAACTAATATGCAGTATACGTTTTCAAATAGATATCCTGAAGGAAGAATGTATAATCGGAATGTATTTGTCGAGATCATTAAATAA
- a CDS encoding CDP-alcohol phosphatidyltransferase family protein: protein MLFKQLRTLRLPDLLTLLGLLCVSFTVYFSFKGFLIIAYVLILMQFLLDYFDGKLARAIGGGALGIYLDSFTDFMAVSSSVVFGWFVGIDGIVMLIAGFLNIGAASIRLAYFTAYKQKGFTGIPTVLAASAVSTIAFLGYLFAKEYLAWFVIFYFVSAVAMISDLKLKKI from the coding sequence ATGTTATTTAAACAACTCCGTACTCTTCGCTTGCCAGACCTGCTTACACTGCTTGGACTTTTGTGTGTTTCCTTTACAGTTTATTTTTCTTTCAAAGGATTTTTAATTATTGCATACGTTCTTATACTAATGCAATTCCTGTTAGATTATTTTGATGGAAAGTTAGCCAGAGCAATTGGTGGAGGAGCACTTGGTATTTACCTGGATAGTTTTACGGATTTTATGGCTGTTTCCTCTTCAGTTGTTTTCGGATGGTTTGTTGGGATAGATGGAATTGTAATGCTTATTGCAGGATTTTTAAATATTGGTGCAGCTTCTATAAGATTGGCATATTTTACGGCATATAAACAAAAGGGCTTCACTGGTATTCCAACAGTATTAGCAGCTTCAGCAGTTTCTACTATAGCTTTTCTTGGATATTTATTTGCGAAAGAATATCTCGCCTGGTTTGTGATTTTTTATTTTGTATCTGCAGTTGCGATGATTTCTGATTTAAAACTAAAAAAAATATGA
- a CDS encoding PAS domain-containing sensor histidine kinase, translating into MKRSKKQPELTNIEQVINKIELKNKKTAVENIEDVQKLVHLVYVHQIELEHQNQELRITQEELEVSRHKYVNLFDFSPIPYFTLNIDGIIKEVNLSAGKMFGVERKKLVGNRFISYVQLNERDIFNSFIKTVFNSPEKHSSQIKLVNKGKQILHVLMEGLKFDESSETDQKCQVAIIDLTEYKKIEDSLNKTNEELKTINDTKDKFFSIIAHDLRSPLQSLLSSSELLAKEIESLSGEEIQFFSKGLNENLNNLYTLLENLLNWSMMQRDKIEYNPVNLNLNGIVNNVIGISNPTALKKNIFISNSVEPGIFVYADSNMLRSVVQNLITNAVKFTRALGRIIITSVKNGDFIEVSIQDNGIGIESEKIAKLFNFNTLNTSSGTASESGTGLGLLLSKEFIERNGGKIWVESELGKGSKFNFTLRKAIS; encoded by the coding sequence ATGAAACGTTCCAAAAAACAACCAGAATTAACTAATATTGAACAAGTGATAAATAAAATTGAACTAAAAAACAAAAAAACGGCGGTTGAAAATATTGAAGACGTTCAAAAACTTGTGCATTTAGTTTACGTTCATCAAATTGAATTGGAACACCAAAACCAGGAACTTAGAATTACGCAGGAAGAACTGGAAGTATCCAGGCATAAATATGTAAACCTTTTTGATTTTTCACCAATACCTTACTTTACTTTGAACATTGATGGAATAATTAAGGAAGTAAATTTAAGCGCCGGTAAAATGTTTGGCGTTGAAAGAAAAAAATTAGTTGGTAATCGTTTTATTTCTTACGTCCAGTTAAATGAACGGGATATTTTTAATTCCTTTATTAAAACTGTTTTTAATTCACCAGAAAAACACTCCAGTCAAATAAAATTGGTAAACAAAGGAAAACAAATATTGCATGTTTTAATGGAAGGATTAAAGTTTGATGAATCTTCGGAAACAGATCAAAAATGCCAGGTTGCTATAATAGATTTGACTGAATACAAAAAGATTGAAGATTCGTTAAATAAAACCAACGAAGAACTTAAAACAATTAATGATACCAAAGATAAATTCTTCTCAATCATTGCACACGATTTAAGGAGCCCTTTACAATCTTTGCTGAGTTCTTCCGAATTGTTAGCAAAAGAAATTGAAAGCTTATCTGGAGAAGAAATACAATTTTTTAGCAAAGGATTAAATGAAAATTTGAATAACCTTTATACACTTCTGGAAAATTTACTCAATTGGTCAATGATGCAAAGAGATAAGATAGAGTATAACCCGGTAAATCTTAACCTCAATGGAATAGTAAATAATGTAATTGGAATTTCAAATCCGACCGCTTTGAAGAAAAATATTTTTATATCTAACAGTGTTGAACCCGGAATATTTGTTTATGCGGATTCTAATATGCTTCGCTCAGTAGTTCAGAACCTTATTACAAATGCAGTTAAATTTACCCGGGCTTTAGGAAGAATAATTATTACATCTGTTAAGAATGGCGATTTTATAGAAGTTTCTATCCAGGACAACGGAATAGGAATCGAATCGGAAAAAATTGCTAAACTCTTCAACTTTAACACACTAAATACATCTAGCGGCACAGCCAGTGAGAGCGGAACCGGACTTGGTTTATTACTTAGTAAAGAATTTATTGAAAGAAACGGTGGTAAAATTTGGGTGGAAAGTGAATTGGGAAAAGGATCAAAGTTTAATTTCACTTTACGCAAAGCAATTTCATGA